In one Brassica oleracea var. oleracea cultivar TO1000 chromosome C9, BOL, whole genome shotgun sequence genomic region, the following are encoded:
- the LOC106316715 gene encoding actin-depolymerizing factor 7-like produces MANAASGMAVEDECKIKFLELKSKRNYRFIIFRIDGQQVVVEKLGSPEENYDDFSNSLPANECRYAVFDFDFTTAEKCQKSKIFFIAWSPDSSRVRMKMVYASSKDRFKRELDGIQVELQATDPSEMSFDIIKSRAL; encoded by the exons ATG GCGAACGCGGCGTCGGGAATGGCGGTGGAAGATGAATGTAAGATCAAGTTTTTGGAGCTAAAATCGAAAAGAAACTATAGGTTCATAATATTCAGGATAGATGGACAACAAGTGGTGGTGGAAAAGCTGGGAAGTCCCGAGGAGAACTACGACGATTTCTCCAATTCCCTACCTGCCAATGAGTGTCGCTATGCTGTCTTTGACTTTGACTTCACCACTGCTGAGAAATGCCAGAAGAGCAAGATCTTCTTCATAGCATG GTCACCGGATTCATCGAGGGTGAGGATGAAGATGGTGTATGCGAGTTCAAAAGACAGGTTCAAGAGAGAATTGGATGGGATTCAAGTGGAGTTACAAGCCACGGACCCGAGTGAGATGAGTTTCGACATCATCAAAAGCCGAGCTCTGTAG